The DNA region attcaatgttgaatgaTTCTACAATCACATACTGTGATCTGGCCCGCACAGTAAATGTGAATCTGCCGTATGAAATTACAAAGTAAGTATAGCGCctaattaatcatcatgtcaTTAATCACATTATGGTCATCATGCTATTAGAAACGTATTGACGTTGATTCGATTGGGTGTGCCTCCCGATGATATCTACGTATTCCTACGAGAATGTCTCACATACAGCCGTTTTGCACACAACATTAATGCTcaaccacaaccacaacaacaaccacaacaacaacaatgaaatgatgattaacaattgttttttttattgtatcCACAAATACAACACTCATATACATCAATTAAATCTCACACCGTtgttcaccaccaccatcttTATAGCAAACGCATTGATTCTCTTTATACAAATCTTCGCGGCCCGTTTGACATTGATGTAGCTGGCAAATGGTGTGACAATAATCATCCAATTCGTTggcaccatcatcatcatcgttggcCGTTATGAGTGGTTTAGATTGAATGGCCATACTGTCAATACTACTGcctttttcatcaccattaccattGTCAATCATGACCAACGTTGATGGTGTTTCATACGGAATAGCGGCCATCCGACGTCGTTCTTGTTTCTGATTATTATCTGtatataattaataaatgattgtcaaattcaaataaatcgagtaaatcaattattattaacataCATCGTTGGTTAAAGACGACGGCCACAATCGATATGACggcaatgatgaatatgtaTCGAAACATTACTCAACACATTGATtcggatggatggatggatcgATGGATTTGGTTATGGTTGTAGGTACCACTTTCAACGACGACAACCATAACAATACTACAAATAGCTATAGCCGAATCGCGGTTGCCATAACGACTATTGACAAACGATCCATACAGAGTTGGAGAGTGAAACGCCAAAATCGATCCAGACCATtcaactgtttttttttgtcattttattcattgaaaataattttcactgATGATTTGCAAAGtctaatcaaatcaacaaatcacATGTCACatgatttaaattgataACATTCAGTTTATACGATGCACACACGTTCTATATACGTGCAGGCATTTTCACTCAGCCAACTGTGGatagacaacaaaaacaacaacaacacagcGATGGAACTAGACAAACTACGTTACAATTGGATCGATGTCGAGGACGATATACGCCTGTATGCGTCATCTTTGGGAATTTGTTCCCGGCGTATTCCGATGGATGACCGGCGATCAATGTGCTGTTTACCGGTGACCGTATTCCCCAGTCCAATGGAACGATCCACTTTTCAACTGGCCATTAACCTACAGCcgtcaatcaatgaaatgatccATAAAATTTCCATCAATCACCAATTCCTGGAACAATCGTTGCTCAAATTACCGGATGAGTTTGTGGCCAAATTGTTCCACATCTATCAGACTGTCAGCAAACAAGGTTACGCTGCTTCACATCAGCTGGGCATTTTTCGCTCCGATTACATGATTGACCAGCATTCGAATCTGAAACAAGTTGAAGTGAACACCATATCGACTGGCTTCTGTGCCCTCACCCAACAAGTGACGCAACTGCATCGTTATACATTGAAACATTACCAGGGTCTCAGTGATGACCAAATCAATGGCCATATTGCCACCAATGATTCATTGGATCGTGTGGCACAGTCATTGATCGATGCACATCGAATCTATAGCCGCACCGATCAGCACTCAGCCATCCTGTTTGTCGTTCAGGAACAAGAAGCCAATGTAATGGACcagaaaatgattgaatggaaaatgaaatcattatcacccGATATTCGAATATACAGACGTTCATTCCGCGATTTGGACCACGGAATCATATCGCTTGGGCCTAATCAACAACTTTTGCTCACCACCATCGACAAAACCCAAGTGGAAATATCGGTCGTCTATTTTCGAGCAGCATATTCTTCCAGCTGTTTTGGTTATGAAAACTCATGGAAATTACGACTTTTATTGGAACAATCACGCGCAATCAAATGTCCATCCATACAATTGCAATTGGCCGGTGTCAAACAATTCCAAACACTGCTCAGTGATCGAGCCATTTTCGATCGCTTTTGTTGCAGCAGCAGTCCACATTCGGACAAATTGTTCAACACATACACCAAATTCTGGAACATTTCACAGTCTGCCAGAGATCTGGTAATCAAGAATCCATCAGAATTTGTtctgaaatcaaatcaagaaGGTGGCGGCAACAATGTGTTTGGTGAACAAATCATTGACAAGCTGGATCGAATCCTCTCCAACAATGAGAATGATGCATATTTTCTCATGCAATTTATCCGCCAGAAAGCAATCAAATCGCTGTTGATATTCAagcaaccaccaccatcatcggCGACCACATCAGTGGCATgtcaaccaccaccatataaCCAAATCGACAGTGAATTAGGAATATATGGCAGCGTATTGGTCGAAACGAATGGCCACCACATTGTATGGAACCAAAATGCTGGTCACTTGCTTCGATCGAAATTAAGTGGAGAAAAAGAAGCTGGGGTCGTTTCAGGTGCCGGCATTCTAGACACACCTTTTCTCATATAATAACTGTTGAGCTTAATTATAtcagaaaatggaaattgattACAAATTCGTTAAAACAGAATAAATATAGAgttgatattattatcactatGAATATGCTAAACAAGTGCTTAGCCACTTTTCCATCTCTTGCATCGGTTGTTGTTTCCGTTTAGCGTAATCGGCAATCTGGTCCTTGTCAATCTTTCCGACAGCAAAATATTTAGATTCGGGATGAGCGAAATATATTCCACAGGTGGATGCCGATGGCCAAATAGCCAATGACTCGGTAAGCTTTATGTTGGTCTGTCGTTCCACGTCCATCACTTTCCAGTAGGTCACCTTTTCCGTGTGATCAGGCTGTGATGGGTAACCAGGCGCCGGTCGAATGCCTCGATAGTTGACCTTGAGAAGATCGCTCGTTTCAAATTGTTCGTCCGGTGCATACGCCCAAAACTCACGACGTACACGTTCATGCAAATGTTCGGCAAACGCTTCGGCTAATCGGTCAGCAACAGCCTTGACCATTATGTCATTGTAGACATCGTTGTTGGTCAAGTATTGAGCACAAAGTTCTTCGCAACCGAAACCAGCActgacaacaaacaaaccaacatAATCGGCCAGACCGGATTCACGTGGCGCCACAAAATCAGCCAACGACATGTAGGCTGAATTATCCTGGCTCTCTTTGGCCGCTTGTTGTCGTAAGCCATAAAGACGGTCAAGTTCTACACCATTCTCATCAAACAGAATtatgtcgtcatcattaatcGAATTGGCTCTATACAGTCCCACGATACCATTGGCTTTCAGTTCATTGCTTCgaatgaatcgatcaatcataCGCTGAGCATCATCAAATACTTTACGTGCTTCAGCTCCCACTgtacaaaaacgaaaattaaaacgaaaataaaagaaatgaaaatggcacACCCACCTGTTTCGTCGTTGAAAATCTTTGGATAATTTCGATTCGGATATTTTCCTCGCAGCTGCCAAACATCAAAAAACGGCTTCCAATCAATGTATTTTCGTAGCGTGTTCAAATCATAGTGAAGAAATGTTTTGGTGCCCAGAAACGTTGGCGGTTTGATCATGTCGAATTTAAGCGTCAATTTATTGCGTTTCACTTGATCATACTTGAGATAGACTCGATCGGACAATGAATCGTAATGGTCGACTCGGATTTCTTCATATTCCTCTTGGATTTCTTCCACATAATCGTCCCGACCATTTTCATCCAACAGTTTGGCACATGCAATTACACTACGAGATGCATCCAGACAATGTATGACTGGACCGACATATCTGGGCGCTATTTTCACTGCCGTATGTTTCTTGGATGTTGTCGCTCCACCAATGATCAATGGAATCTGATAGTTGAGACGTTGTAGCTCTTTAGCCAcataaatcatttcatcCAACGACGGCGTAATCAGACCACTCAAGCCCACAATGTCGGCCTTGTGTTCTTCGATTGCTTCGATGATTTTCTCACACGGTGTCATGACGCCCAGGTCAATCACTTTGAAATTGTTACATGCCAAAACGACGCCAACAATATTCTTGCCAATGTCATGTACATCACCTTTCACGGTTGCAATCACAACGGTCGTTACGTGGTCATCACCGTCATAATCATCGGGATTGTCCAGTTTCTCTTGTTCCATGAATGGAATAAGATAGGCGACAGCTTTCTTCATCACTCGAGCCGATTTGATCACCTGAGGCAGAAACATTTTTCCATCGCCAAACAGATCGCCAACCACACTGATTCCCTTCATCAATGGTCCTTCAATGATATGCAATGGACGGCTATATCTGTCCACATTTTGTCGACATTCTTCCACATCCTGTTCAATGTATTGATCGATACCTTTCACGATTGAATGCGCTAACCGAGTTTCAACCGGCTCAAGACGCCAATCCTGGACATTCATTTGCGCCGCTTTACCACTCTGATTGGCGTGTGTTTGAGCATATTCAAGAATCTTTTCCGTTGCCTCTGCTTTCCGATTCCAGATGAGATCTTCACACAAATCCAATAGTTCACTATCAATGTCCGTGTACGATGGTAATGCGCCAGCATTGACGATGCCCATGTCCATACCGGCTTTGATAGCATGGAACAGGAATACCGAGTGCATTGCTTCACGAATTCGTTCCATTCCACGAAACGAAAACGACAGATTCGACACACCACCACTAATATGACAGCCAGGACATGCCTGTTTGATTCGTCGACAGGCGTTGATGTAGTTGATGGCATACAAATTATGCTCCTCCATTCCGGTACCGATGGTCAAAATGTTTGGATCGAAAATAATGTCGCATGGATTGAAGCCGACCGTTTCTTCGGCCACCAGCAATCGATAACTGCGCGCACAAATGTTGActttttcatcttcttcgGTGGCCTGTCCTTTTTCGTCAAACGCCATGACGACAACGGCAAATCCAAAACTTTTGATCAGTTTGGCTTTGGCAATGAAATCAGCTTCGCCTTCTTTCAGACTGATCGAATTGACAACACCTTTGCCTTGGCAACATTTAAGGCCGGCCTCAATCACCTCGAATTTGGAAGAATCGATACAGACTGGCACGCGACAAATTTCAGGTTCAGTGCTGATcagattcaaaaaattggCCATCTCTCTGGGACCATCAATCATTCCTTCGTCCATGTTGACATCCAACACTTGAGCACCGTTCTCCACCTGCTCTTTGGCCACCTGCAGTGCTTCCGAATATTTCTTCTGGCGAATCAATCGGGCAAATCGTTTCGAGCCGGCAACATTACATCGTTCGCCAATGTTGACAAACAAAGtggattcattgaaaatgaacggTTCTAATCCGGCCAGATATGTTGCATCGGTCGAatattgtttgaatgaacCAACCACTTTTCGAGGTTCCACATTTTTGACCACTTGGCCAATGGCACGAATATGGTCGGGAGTGGTGCCACAACAACCGCCAACAATGTTGATCAGACTTTGATCGACGAATCGAGCAATGTGTTGGGCCATAGTTTCCGGTGTCTCGTCGTATTCGCCAAAAACATTGGGCAAACCTGCATTCGGATAGCATATGGTGAATGTATTTCGGGCAAAGTTACTGATTCGTTTGATGAATGGTTCCATATCATCGGCACCAAGCGCACAGTTCAATCCGAATGCCATCGGTTTTGCATGCGACGTGcttatgatgaatgattcacTGGTCTGTCCAGACAATGTTCGACCACTTTTGTCCACAATGGTTGCCGACACAAATATGGGAATATCATTCTCGTGACGTTCTTCCATCACAGATCGTACGGCAAACAATGCCGCTTTTGAATTGGCCGTATCGATGATGGTCTCGATCAGAATGATGTCGACACCGCCATCAAGCAATGCTCGTGTTTGTTCTCGATAAGCATCCACCAATTCATCCCAGACAACATCTCTGAACGATGGATCTTCCACACGAGGTGATATCGATAAAGTCTTGTTGGTCGGACCCAATGAACCGGCCACAAATTTGTAGCCATTGTCTGGATGTTCATCCATATAATCTTCAACCGCTTTACGGGCAATTCGAGCCgattttcgattcatttcaGCAATCAAATGGCCACATTGGTAATCGGCCTGTGCAATACACGTACTGCTAAAGGTGTTGGTTTCGATTATGTCGGCACCACTTTCCAAATATTCCTTGTGAATCGAATATATTATATCGGGCTGAGTGAGCGACAATATGTCATTGTTGCCCTTCAACGGACACGGATGATCATCGAATAGACATCCTCGATAATCTTTCTCTTCAAATCGATGTCGTTGAATCATTGTGCCCATTGCACCATCGATGAGCAGTATTTTGGAAGCCAACGATTCCAATAATCGTTGAATGcggaattttttctcaatcatTTCCTGCGAAATAACCACAAGTTTTATGTTTTTGAATTCTAAAACATGCAGACAATCGATACAATTACTACTCaccaaacaaattcaattcaattcatcaatacaaaatgatgaatagacgaaacatgaatgaatgaatgaatgaatgaatgcttctttcattcaaacaaccatgaacaaaaacattcgatcaTCGATTCCAAGCTTATCTAATCAAATGACACACTTTGAACAGCAATAATCACAATGCTATGTTATTTATCGAGTTGTTGAACTGTCAAAGCATTCAATCGAAATGTGATTAATCTGTTATTACTCACACAATCATTGTTTTCCATTCCGAACAGGTTTCCATTCTCATTGTCGCCATTCAACTCAACTTCAAGGCCAACCAATAAAAATGAGATGATCATTCACAGTATTATAATccatgatgtgtgtgtgtgtgtgttgtttatttccatcatcatcatcatcatcatcatcatcatcatcatcatcaacaacaacaacaacaacaatcgattgtaCGACCATCGATAGTCATACATGTGTATACACAATATATACTTCtgtttatgtttgtgtgtgtgtgtgaaacaaGTGAACTCGTCTCTCGTCGTTCGTTTAAATATAAAGCTTGATGATATATGATATTTACAATTTGTACCCAGTGATTTGAAGCACCAATTcgtaaatcaaattattttcctACGATctacaataatcaataacaacaacaacgacaagaaTGGTCTTTAATCTCGTTAGATCAGCATTCACACGAACGGTATTTCGCAAAACGGTCAATCCATTCGTTGCAATAAACAAGAATCGTTTCTCAACACATGACGATGGCTCCAGTGACGGTGGCATATGTTTCGAATTGACCGAAGATCAGAAAAGTATGCTCGATTTGGCCGAAAAATTCACCAAGGATGAAGTGATCCCGAAAGCTGCCGAACTGGATCGAACGGGTGAATTCCCgatggaaattttcaaaaaagcTCACGAACTTGGTCTTGTTACCGAGACACTACCCGTTGAATATGGCGGCATGGGCCTGCCGCTCTTGGATCATTGTATGATAGCCGAAAAGATTGCCTATGGATGTACTGGCGTCGGCACAGCATTATCTGCCAACACACTTGGCCAGGCACCGGTCATTCTGTTCggtaatgatgaacaaaagaaagaatatCTCGGTCGTTGTGCTGCCGAACCATTGATTTGTGCATATGCTGTAACAGAACCAGGAACTGGTTCTGATGTAGCCGGCGTCAGAACAAAAGCTACGAAAAATGCAGACGGCGATTTCGTTCTCGATGGACAGAAAATGTGGATCACTGGAGCTGGATATGCCAATTGGTTTTTCGTTCTGGCACGTTCGAATCCCGATCCAAAAGCAAAAGCTTCGGAAGCATTCACTGGTTTCATTGTTGAAGCCGACACGCCTGGTGTCACCATTGGCCGTAAAGAATGGAACATGGGCCAACGATGTTCGGACACACGTGGAATCACTTTCGAAGGCGTAGTAGTGCCCAAGAAGAATGTGCTCCTAACTGAAGGCAAAGGATTCCGTATCGCTATGGGTGCTTTCGATCTGACACGACCGCCAGTCGCTTCTGGTGCCGTCGGTCTTGCTCAACGAGCTTTGGATGAGGCCACACAATATTCACTTCAACGGACAACATTCGGACGTCCGATCGCTACCCATCAAGCCATCCAGTTCATGTTGGCTGACATGATCATTGGCATTACCACTTCCAGAATGGCCTATATGCGTGCCGCATACGATTTTGATCATGGTCGTCGTAATACGTATTGGGCTTCCATCGCTAAATGTTTGGCTGGCGATGTTGCCAACAAGTGTGCTGCCGATGCCGTTCAGATATTCGGTGGTGCCGGTTTCAACAGCGAATATCCGGTGGAGAAACTGATGCGTGATGCAAAAATCTTCCAGATCTATGAAGGTACCGCACAAATTCAACGTATGATCATTGCACGCGAACACTTTCAACAAGCGATGGGtcaatagtagtagtagtagtagtaatagcagtagttttatttattgtttgcTTTCCATATTTGTAATGAGATAAATTTGTCTTGTCTTCTtgtattttaattttgaaaataaacaattttcttgttcattgcaacaacaacaacaacaacaacattcatttcactgtttgtttgtttgactgtgtgtgtgtgtgtgtgggagtACTTTGGATTCAAATATTAAAATGACATTTCTACAttgggtggtggtggtgtttgatgatggtggtgatgatgtggaCATGGTGTGGCcgatatattattattataggcTGTGGGAGAGATTCCGCGAAACGATGATGTGCCAACACCAGATTCTTGTGATGTACACGATGTGCCACCACCGCGGTTGTAGATGCCACCAATGTGCGGTGcatgtgtatgatgatgatgagctcCTTGACTAGCAGTTGGTCCAGTTGGTGCTTGACCAGCAGCACttccgccaccaccaccggcgccgccgccaccaccactgaATGATGAACTGAAAAATGTTGTAGACGTTGCACCAGTTCCCAGGATCAATGCATTGACTTGTTTGAATTTGGCCCGGATACGAGCCAATTTCTGAACAGTATCATCTTCGAGAATGTTGTTTGTACGTGGAAAGCTTCTGGTCATCTCAAGCAGAGAGTGTAATGCATTCAATTTgcgttgtttgtttgtatctTCATGTTCCAGGATCGATATCCAAGCATGAGCGAATCCTTGATAATAACCAATTTCGGCCGATAATTGAGCACCTTTTCGCATGCCAAATATGTAGCCATCACGCCAACCAGCTTCTTCTCCGACCGAATATCCACAAGTGAAGCCCATCTGTCTGTGACGTCTAATTGTCTCATGATCAATCTCAATCTTTTCACACCAATCTCAATTGATAGCTCACCTTTGTTCGGCCAGATTAATGTCCTCGAATGCATCGTTGAATGTGGTCGATGTCTTATGAGCCATTACAACCATTCGTAACAGTCAAACTCGCTTATTTTATAATCTATGATCAATGaccaatgatcaatgattgctaactaataatcaataatcaataatcatgacTTACTTGATTCAGTCCAAGTGATCAACAAATTTCTCATCacatttgtttgtcaaaCTGAATGAAATTGTGAAAGAATCATTGGTCGTTGAGCAATTGGCAATTAGCAATTAGCGTTTGTTGGTTTGTTTGCTATGGTTAAAGTTGTGCTGTACGATTCAAATATGTATGAAACAGATGTAAATGTAAATTATCTCTCTAATCGTATACGTCTACTCAGcatatcattgatcattaatTAATCTAAATTGAATAAGTTGGTCATCATAAAATTAATACATTTCTTCCTCATCTCTCCAagctattgatgatgttcacTCAACACACATATTATGAAACAATGTCAAACACGACACAGAGATGAAACAAACCAGTCTATTCAATGAGATGCGTCGGACCAaatggaaccaaaaaaaaaaacgaggcCAAAATGTGTGCATTCATATTTTCACATAGTAGGCCAGTTTCGCCACATCATTCCAACATTATATAGACACATAGATGAAGTCAAGTATGCCGACAGAATCTAGTTCAATGCGTGCACAACCATCATTCTCACAAATGACCCAGACAAAACATCATCGTCACCTTTACtggaaaataacaaaacaaacattgaattttcaattttatatcaatatcaatatatcaattttattgttgttgttgttgtcaaaacATGAAACCGTGTCACGTGTTTTAAACAGTTTAAAGAGCTGTTCATAGacaccattttcatttcaatattctgtttgtctgtttgtgtgtgcattTATAAATTAATGTCCAGTTGAATTGGCTGCTATGACCTCGATCAAAAGCATCagaggtggtggtggttgacGCTGTCCTTCATTGTTTGCGTTGGAAGCATCCATGTAATAGGCTGTCTGTTGATTAACCTGAATCGGTATCTTTTCGGTGGAAATCATATTCATATCCATATTATTAGTGATGACTGTATTATCGCACGCAAACAACGATGGACAGAATGATGGTTCGGCCGAACTTAGGCCCACTATCCAGGCATTCGTGTAATCATGATTGCCAAACACTGATGTcggaaaattcatcaatcgcTCGCGACCATAGCTTTCGAGGAATGCAGGCATTTGTGTGAGAATGTAGTTGGACGTATTGCATATGGCCAACTCTCGGCATGAATCACTGATGCCCACCGAGTGGAAGCCATAATCAATGAGACGATTGTAAATTGCGTTTATCGTATCGTTCATCACTGAACGATGACCACTTTCTCGTCGAGACCACAATCGTCTCATTGGTGTCGTGATCCAGGAGGAAATTGCCTGCACTGGATTCATCGCTGGCATATTGTTGGCCAGGAATGTTTTCAGATGTTCAAATTCACGTCCAAGTAGACTTTCATCCGGATCCTGTTGTTCATGCAGTATGACAAAACTCTCCATCGGTGGTGTTGGTTTCTCTTTGGCCagattatcatttgtttgtcgCCAGGAAATTGTCCGTTTGTCCTCATCACTGGAATTTGTATCGGCTGCTGCCATTAAAATAGccgatgacaacaacaacaacaacaacaacaatggccaCAATGAAACAGATTTTAGGATACTCATTTTTGTCGCCCAATGTCATGTGCTCGCCATCAATTAcatcgaatgaatggaatgaatttcaaattcaaatcaaatcaaatgacaatttCATATCCTTTCATATCCACTGGatgttcaatttgtttgcatttcatttaatttcattcatgttcTGAAAAAGCACGTTTCgaatacagaaaaaacaaacataaataaatcataTATAGATATATCTATAGAGATGCAAGAAATCAAACCCATTCGCTTGGGTTGTGAGGGGCTGGTTTCAGCAGGAAAATGGCATCTATCAACCAGAAATAAGTAAGGTCAATATTGCCCTCGGAAAGATATGGCAGTTTGGTCCAACAAATCAACTCGAATCCGGCTGGTGCAAGCACGTTGTCCCAGAATGATTGAACTTGTTGTTCGAATGTCTGTCCCTGGACGGGCAGATATTGTTCCGGTTGGTGGCTTCGTTTCGATTCGACATACTGCACTAAAGGCAATACAATGGCCAATAACAAATGGCCACCAGAACGTTGGAGAGATTGGCGAATATTGCTCAACATATCCAATGGTCGGTCACACCTGTAAGGTTATATCataaatcaatataatattCAGAAcagataaacaaacaaacattcaaatgaatgagcAAACCTATCTAGAACGTTGAGACAGCTAATCATGTCGAATCGAAATTCATGCTCATgccattcatcaacatccaaCAGATGAAATGCACGTTTGATCAGACGATTCTGCATGGTACGTGACAATTCAGTCACATAGGTGCGATTAAAATATTTGGCCAGTTTGGCAGTCACGTTGCCGTCGCCAGCACCAATATCCAATAATGTGCCCCGATTTTGACGTCTCGATCGGCCGCCGTTATCCACCATTTCGGATTGCATATCGAGCGTGTCGAAACAAAACTTTTCAATCTGTTCATCActaaacacaaacattcgACCACAATTCAAAAGGCCACAAATTGACGTAGATGAtatgaataatttcaatatggAACGCATTATCAATATCCACAGTGAACGGAACAAACATTTCGATTGATAATAACAGGCGTCAATGAATCGTTGAGTGCCCAGATCCAGATGACATTCGATAAATTTGCCACGTAATTCATCACTGAGCATTTGGTCATTGTCGTCCACCAATCGATACCATCGTGATTTGTCCAACCCAAACAAGGTTGCTTCACGGCAATGCCGTTTCAGCAGATAAAGATGGACCGAACGTCGAAATAAAGGCATCTGatctaatcaatcaatcaatcaatgtgaCCAATTAGACATTGAATACTGATACAGAGTGAGCACTATGTTTGTTCAGTTTGTTTTGATATTGTTACCGTTTCCAACACAACAGCActcttttttcatcattgcttCGTGATAAGATTATTGATTAGGTTAGCTCAATCAACGACGGAATGCATATGATATTTGATCGATGATTAGATGAGACAAATTTAACCAGTCACCACTTGTCAATGTCgtcaatgaaacaaaaattgattgagaaaataaaatgaatggtcatcatttgatggtgattttggaaaacaaaacaaaacaaaacaaaacaaaaacgcaCTGTTCATATGTTGCAAGTAGTCTTCAATCGCATGGATCGCCATCTCTTGGAATCAACATCAAGAAATAGTAAGCAGCATGTTCACATGTGAAACAACTTGGAAATAGAACGAAAATAATTGTACTTGATTTGTCATCTCGTTGTTTATAAATAAAGTGCCTTTTTATCATTAGATTTCATTTGTGCGGTAAGTTACtggttgatgataatgatagtggttaatattaataattgaaCAGGGTGCCAAACAAAACATGGTCAACACACGAAGTTTGTCTCGTAAACGtaaaattgttgatcaatcGGTGGTCGAAATGAACAAGACAATTGGTGATAATGTTGCTGCTCAACGCCACAAAGATGACAATGTTTGCCAGTCAAACACAACTACGACAATCGAGTccaaagataatgatgaggaTTACTATCGAAATGTAGCCAAGTTAGGCCGAGAAGCAATTGTCAAACAAATCGAAGAAGCcaagaaattgaaacaacacATTGAATACATGAGGAACCCAAGAGCAGTGTGGGATCTGAATCCCAGCCTGTATC from Dermatophagoides farinae isolate YC_2012a chromosome 5, ASM2471394v1, whole genome shotgun sequence includes:
- the LOC124499632 gene encoding uncharacterized protein LOC124499632 yields the protein MFRYIFIIAVISIVAVVFNQRYNNQKQERRRMAAIPYETPSTLVMIDNGNGDEKGSSIDSMAIQSKPLITANDDDDGANELDDYCHTICQLHQCQTGREDLYKENQCVCYKDGGGEQRCEI
- the LOC124499602 gene encoding glutathione synthetase, whose protein sequence is MHTRSIYVQAFSLSQLWIDNKNNNNTAMELDKLRYNWIDVEDDIRLYASSLGICSRRIPMDDRRSMCCLPVTVFPSPMERSTFQLAINLQPSINEMIHKISINHQFLEQSLLKLPDEFVAKLFHIYQTVSKQGYAASHQLGIFRSDYMIDQHSNLKQVEVNTISTGFCALTQQVTQLHRYTLKHYQGLSDDQINGHIATNDSLDRVAQSLIDAHRIYSRTDQHSAILFVVQEQEANVMDQKMIEWKMKSLSPDIRIYRRSFRDLDHGIISLGPNQQLLLTTIDKTQVEISVVYFRAAYSSSCFGYENSWKLRLLLEQSRAIKCPSIQLQLAGVKQFQTLLSDRAIFDRFCCSSSPHSDKLFNTYTKFWNISQSARDLVIKNPSEFVLKSNQEGGGNNVFGEQIIDKLDRILSNNENDAYFLMQFIRQKAIKSLLIFKQPPPSSATTSVACQPPPYNQIDSELGIYGSVLVETNGHHIVWNQNAGHLLRSKLSGEKEAGVVSGAGILDTPFLI
- the LOC124499577 gene encoding methionine synthase; the encoded protein is MIEKKFRIQRLLESLASKILLIDGAMGTMIQRHRFEEKDYRGCLFDDHPCPLKGNNDILSLTQPDIIYSIHKEYLESGADIIETNTFSSTCIAQADYQCGHLIAEMNRKSARIARKAVEDYMDEHPDNGYKFVAGSLGPTNKTLSISPRVEDPSFRDVVWDELVDAYREQTRALLDGGVDIILIETIIDTANSKAALFAVRSVMEERHENDIPIFVSATIVDKSGRTLSGQTSESFIISTSHAKPMAFGLNCALGADDMEPFIKRISNFARNTFTICYPNAGLPNVFGEYDETPETMAQHIARFVDQSLINIVGGCCGTTPDHIRAIGQVVKNVEPRKVVGSFKQYSTDATYLAGLEPFIFNESTLFVNIGERCNVAGSKRFARLIRQKKYSEALQVAKEQVENGAQVLDVNMDEGMIDGPREMANFLNLISTEPEICRVPVCIDSSKFEVIEAGLKCCQGKGVVNSISLKEGEADFIAKAKLIKSFGFAVVVMAFDEKGQATEEDEKVNICARSYRLLVAEETVGFNPCDIIFDPNILTIGTGMEEHNLYAINYINACRRIKQACPGCHISGGVSNLSFSFRGMERIREAMHSVFLFHAIKAGMDMGIVNAGALPSYTDIDSELLDLCEDLIWNRKAEATEKILEYAQTHANQSGKAAQMNVQDWRLEPVETRLAHSIVKGIDQYIEQDVEECRQNVDRYSRPLHIIEGPLMKGISVVGDLFGDGKMFLPQVIKSARVMKKAVAYLIPFMEQEKLDNPDDYDGDDHVTTVVIATVKGDVHDIGKNIVGVVLACNNFKVIDLGVMTPCEKIIEAIEEHKADIVGLSGLITPSLDEMIYVAKELQRLNYQIPLIIGGATTSKKHTAVKIAPRYVGPVIHCLDASRSVIACAKLLDENGRDDYVEEIQEEYEEIRVDHYDSLSDRVYLKYDQVKRNKLTLKFDMIKPPTFLGTKTFLHYDLNTLRKYIDWKPFFDVWQLRGKYPNRNYPKIFNDETVGAEARKVFDDAQRMIDRFIRSNELKANGIVGLYRANSINDDDIILFDENGVELDRLYGLRQQAAKESQDNSAYMSLADFVAPRESGLADYVGLFVVSAGFGCEELCAQYLTNNDVYNDIMVKAVADRLAEAFAEHLHERVRREFWAYAPDEQFETSDLLKVNYRGIRPAPGYPSQPDHTEKVTYWKVMDVERQTNIKLTESLAIWPSASTCGIYFAHPESKYFAVGKIDKDQIADYAKRKQQPMQEMEKWLSTCLAYS
- the LOC124499607 gene encoding medium-chain specific acyl-CoA dehydrogenase, mitochondrial, whose translation is MVFNLVRSAFTRTVFRKTVNPFVAINKNRFSTHDDGSSDGGICFELTEDQKSMLDLAEKFTKDEVIPKAAELDRTGEFPMEIFKKAHELGLVTETLPVEYGGMGLPLLDHCMIAEKIAYGCTGVGTALSANTLGQAPVILFGNDEQKKEYLGRCAAEPLICAYAVTEPGTGSDVAGVRTKATKNADGDFVLDGQKMWITGAGYANWFFVLARSNPDPKAKASEAFTGFIVEADTPGVTIGRKEWNMGQRCSDTRGITFEGVVVPKKNVLLTEGKGFRIAMGAFDLTRPPVASGAVGLAQRALDEATQYSLQRTTFGRPIATHQAIQFMLADMIIGITTSRMAYMRAAYDFDHGRRNTYWASIAKCLAGDVANKCAADAVQIFGGAGFNSEYPVEKLMRDAKIFQIYEGTAQIQRMIIAREHFQQAMGQ